From a region of the Fervidicoccaceae archaeon genome:
- a CDS encoding FAD-dependent oxidoreductase, with translation MSLRLGAPKPKEEKIDTDVLIIGGGPAAFGAALYTARYRLRGLVVGESLGGQLNNTGDIENYLGFERISASELINKFRKHVEIYGTRILSDRIIDLKKEGDSFIAFTKGGTRITAKTVIVAIGLKRRTLGVPGEKEFVGRGVSYCSICDAAFFKDADAVAIVGGGDSAMEGASILSSFAKKVYLIHRRSEFRAQPILVEEVKSKNNIELVLDSIITEIQGDTKVRAVKVRNLKSMSERTIPVNGVFIEIGFEPDVQFIKSIGLETDDYGFIKVHGYMETNIKGIFAAGDCTDLWKAFRQIITAAAQGAVAAHGAFRYIEEMKLKKNTTQ, from the coding sequence ATGTCGCTCAGATTAGGAGCACCGAAGCCAAAAGAAGAAAAAATTGATACTGATGTATTAATCATAGGAGGAGGTCCTGCTGCATTTGGAGCAGCACTTTACACAGCACGTTATAGGCTAAGGGGTCTAGTAGTTGGTGAATCTCTTGGAGGACAGCTGAACAATACCGGAGACATAGAAAACTACTTGGGCTTTGAGAGGATCTCGGCTAGTGAGCTGATAAACAAATTCAGAAAGCATGTCGAAATTTATGGAACCAGAATCCTGAGTGATCGCATCATTGATTTGAAGAAAGAAGGCGATAGCTTCATTGCTTTTACGAAGGGGGGAACTAGGATAACCGCCAAGACAGTTATTGTAGCCATAGGACTTAAGAGGAGAACGCTTGGAGTCCCCGGAGAAAAAGAATTTGTAGGAAGGGGAGTAAGCTACTGCAGCATATGCGATGCTGCTTTCTTCAAAGACGCTGATGCTGTGGCAATTGTAGGAGGAGGAGACTCTGCTATGGAGGGAGCATCCATTCTCAGCAGCTTTGCGAAGAAGGTTTACCTTATACATAGGAGAAGCGAGTTCAGAGCCCAGCCAATCCTAGTCGAAGAAGTAAAGTCAAAGAATAACATTGAGCTAGTTCTTGATAGCATCATAACAGAGATTCAGGGAGACACGAAGGTCAGAGCAGTGAAGGTAAGGAATCTGAAAAGCATGAGCGAAAGAACAATCCCAGTAAACGGAGTATTCATTGAGATAGGGTTCGAACCAGACGTGCAGTTCATAAAATCAATAGGGCTGGAAACCGATGACTACGGATTTATAAAAGTTCATGGTTATATGGAAACAAACATTAAGGGGATATTTGCTGCTGGAGATTGTACGGACCTATGGAAAGCCTTCAGGCAAATAATAACGGCAGCAGCTCAGGGTGCTGTGGCTGCTCATGGAGCCTTCAGGTACATTGAGGAAATGAAGCTGAAGAAAAATACCACTCAATGA